One window of Robiginitalea biformata HTCC2501 genomic DNA carries:
- a CDS encoding helix-turn-helix domain-containing protein, with amino-acid sequence MPDTPSKKEHFISRAETLLLENIARENFGVSELAEAMNMSRSSLLRKVRKHTGLSASQFIRQVRLKQGMEMLRQTTLNVTEVSYRVGFGSTSYFIKCFREHYGYPPGEAAERALENASAEPGDSPMEAGASAHGTPLTSAVKPRWKSIAAVALALGILAFLLYFLSRPPTSIEVEKSIAVLPFKNESSDTTNTYFVNGLMESTLNNLQKIEDLRVVSRPSVEKYRHSDKTIQEMAGELEVNYFIAGSGQREGDRVLLNIQLIEAATDRQIWAEQYSRELGDIFALQHEVAQKIAAAIEAIVTPAEREQIEKVPTENLAAYDYYLQALEPYHAGNGEGLLRAIGLFEQAIGEDPQFAQAYANMAIAYFLLDMDLAEKKYTDRINNLADKALLYDSKLAESLVAKALYYMQVKQYRLALPHLEKALEYNPNSVLVYQLLSDYYARIVPDTGKYLEYALKGNQLEFGAGDSITRSYSNLHLGNAFIQTGFPDQAMEYIDQSIAYFPQNEYASFVRVFIQFAIDRDLGRMQRSLVREWQKDTTRLDILQEVGKSFYFQEEYDSAYYYYGKFVRAREGSGLDIYPQEDLKIGRVFEAVGRPEMAGEFYRSYAAYCERDESIYKPASLAVKYAHEGKLDQAIEQLEVFAAQDNFQYWILLFIEKDPVMEPLEGHPGYAAVLQKIRDRFWAHHERLEKELEQEGLL; translated from the coding sequence ATGCCGGATACCCCATCCAAGAAAGAACATTTCATCTCCCGGGCGGAAACCCTGTTGCTTGAAAATATCGCACGGGAAAATTTTGGAGTATCCGAGTTGGCGGAGGCCATGAACATGAGCCGCTCCAGCCTGCTCCGGAAAGTCAGGAAGCATACCGGACTGTCTGCCAGCCAATTCATCCGGCAGGTCCGGTTAAAGCAGGGGATGGAAATGCTACGCCAGACCACGCTGAATGTCACCGAGGTTTCCTACCGGGTAGGGTTTGGCAGCACCTCGTATTTTATCAAGTGTTTCCGGGAGCACTACGGGTATCCCCCGGGAGAAGCGGCCGAAAGGGCGCTTGAGAATGCATCCGCCGAGCCAGGGGACAGCCCGATGGAGGCGGGGGCAAGTGCCCATGGGACGCCATTAACCAGTGCAGTGAAACCCCGCTGGAAATCGATCGCGGCTGTAGCCCTGGCCCTGGGTATTCTGGCCTTCCTGCTGTATTTCCTTTCCAGGCCACCCACTTCCATCGAGGTCGAAAAATCCATCGCCGTCCTGCCCTTCAAAAACGAAAGCAGCGATACGACGAATACTTATTTTGTCAATGGCCTGATGGAATCCACCCTGAACAATTTGCAGAAAATCGAGGACTTGCGCGTCGTCAGCAGGCCCTCTGTAGAGAAGTACCGTCATTCGGATAAAACCATACAAGAAATGGCAGGGGAACTCGAGGTCAATTACTTTATTGCCGGGAGCGGACAGCGGGAAGGCGACCGGGTGCTACTCAATATCCAGTTGATCGAGGCGGCCACGGACCGGCAGATTTGGGCAGAGCAGTACAGCCGTGAACTCGGGGATATTTTCGCCCTGCAACACGAAGTAGCGCAGAAGATTGCTGCAGCCATTGAAGCCATCGTCACCCCGGCAGAAAGGGAACAAATCGAAAAAGTCCCCACGGAGAACCTTGCAGCCTATGACTATTACCTCCAGGCGCTTGAACCCTATCATGCGGGTAACGGGGAAGGGTTGCTCAGGGCCATCGGCCTTTTTGAGCAGGCTATAGGGGAGGACCCGCAATTTGCCCAGGCCTATGCAAATATGGCCATCGCCTATTTTTTACTGGATATGGACCTGGCCGAAAAGAAGTATACGGACCGGATCAACAACCTGGCCGACAAGGCCCTGCTCTATGATTCCAAACTGGCGGAAAGCCTGGTTGCCAAAGCCCTCTATTACATGCAGGTGAAGCAGTACCGGCTGGCGTTGCCGCACCTGGAGAAAGCGTTGGAATACAACCCCAATTCCGTCCTGGTCTACCAATTGCTCTCCGACTATTATGCCCGGATTGTCCCGGATACCGGAAAGTACCTGGAGTATGCGCTTAAGGGGAACCAATTGGAATTCGGGGCCGGGGATTCCATCACCCGGAGTTATTCCAACCTGCACCTGGGCAATGCGTTTATCCAGACGGGATTCCCGGACCAGGCAATGGAGTACATCGACCAGTCCATTGCCTATTTCCCGCAAAACGAATATGCCTCCTTTGTCCGGGTCTTTATTCAGTTCGCTATAGACCGGGACCTTGGCAGGATGCAGCGATCCCTGGTCAGGGAATGGCAGAAGGATACCACCCGGCTGGACATCCTGCAGGAAGTGGGCAAGTCCTTTTACTTTCAGGAGGAATATGACAGCGCCTATTATTACTATGGGAAATTTGTCCGGGCCCGGGAAGGCAGCGGGCTGGACATCTACCCCCAGGAAGATTTAAAAATCGGCCGGGTCTTTGAGGCGGTTGGCAGACCGGAAATGGCCGGGGAATTCTATCGCTCCTATGCGGCCTACTGCGAAAGGGACGAGTCCATTTACAAACCGGCGAGCCTGGCTGTCAAATATGCCCATGAAGGGAAGCTTGACCAGGCTATTGAGCAACTCGAGGTCTTTGCAGCGCAGGACAATTTCCAGTATTGGATTTTGCTATTTATCGAAAAGGACCCGGTGATGGAGCCCCTGGAAGGCCACCCGGGGTATGCTGCCGTCCTTCAGAAGATCCGGGACCGGTTCTGGGCGCATCACGAGCGTCTTGAAAAGGAATTAGAGCAAGAAGGGCTGCTTTGA
- a CDS encoding ankyrin repeat domain-containing protein produces the protein MKTLKIKPLKSLIYTAFLGALLISSAGSCQDAKSQTGVARPEMDIHTAVLYGNLDAVKQHVAAGTDLDSQDPMGGYPLIAAATFGHTEIAETLIDGGADISVTNNDGSTALHAAAFFCRVEIVQALLDANADKTVRNKFGSTPRESVMGSFSDVKPIYEMMQSQLGALGLKLNMEELEETRPVIAMMLQ, from the coding sequence ATGAAAACTTTAAAGATCAAACCGTTGAAATCGCTTATCTATACCGCTTTTCTGGGTGCGCTACTCATTTCAAGCGCCGGATCCTGCCAGGATGCGAAATCACAAACCGGGGTAGCCAGGCCCGAAATGGATATCCATACAGCAGTCCTCTATGGCAACCTCGATGCAGTTAAGCAGCATGTCGCCGCGGGAACGGACCTCGATTCCCAGGACCCCATGGGCGGGTATCCGTTGATAGCCGCAGCAACCTTCGGGCACACTGAAATTGCCGAGACCCTGATCGATGGCGGTGCCGACATTTCGGTTACCAATAATGACGGATCCACTGCACTCCACGCCGCCGCCTTCTTCTGCCGGGTCGAAATCGTACAAGCCCTGCTGGATGCGAACGCCGATAAAACCGTGCGAAATAAGTTCGGGTCAACACCCAGGGAATCCGTCATGGGTTCCTTCTCGGATGTGAAACCCATCTATGAGATGATGCAGTCGCAATTGGGGGCACTGGGCCTGAAACTAAATATGGAGGAACTCGAGGAAACCCGCCCGGTGATCGCCATGATGTTGCAGTAA
- a CDS encoding acyltransferase family protein gives MTPQRRYDIDWLRVIAIGLLLVYHIAIIFQPWAMLVGFIGTEEPLEAIWKPMTLLNVWRIPLLFYVSGMGVCFAIRKRNWLQLLRERSQRILLPFVFGFLAIAPLHFLVFQEYYGLPLGYYPHAGHLWFLGNIFCYVLLLSPLFFYLKKHEEGRFVQKLRYLMRKAVGPLSVISFFVIEALLVRPRPFELYAETWHGFFIGLLAFFFGFLFVLIGKPFWQTVLKWRWLYIGLAASLYTLRFLEFNLSAPGYLMAIESNLWIFGIFGFGYKYLNRPGATLRYLSQAAYPVYIIHMAVLYTAAMLILPLELSPFLKFLGITVFTGVICMLLYEFVIRRIGFLRPLFGLKVKAGTETRKPVLPKSAGTME, from the coding sequence ATGACACCTCAAAGAAGATACGATATCGACTGGCTGCGCGTAATTGCCATCGGCTTGTTGCTGGTCTATCACATAGCCATCATTTTCCAGCCCTGGGCGATGCTCGTCGGTTTTATTGGGACAGAGGAGCCCCTGGAGGCTATCTGGAAGCCCATGACGCTGCTGAACGTCTGGCGCATCCCGCTCCTGTTCTATGTTTCCGGGATGGGGGTCTGTTTTGCCATCCGCAAACGCAACTGGCTGCAGTTGCTGCGCGAACGAAGCCAACGGATCCTCCTGCCTTTCGTATTCGGGTTTTTGGCCATCGCCCCGTTGCATTTCCTGGTCTTCCAGGAATACTACGGGTTGCCCCTGGGCTATTACCCGCATGCCGGGCACCTCTGGTTCCTCGGGAATATCTTTTGCTATGTCTTACTGCTTTCCCCCTTATTCTTTTACCTGAAAAAGCACGAGGAGGGGCGATTCGTTCAAAAACTGAGATACCTGATGCGAAAGGCCGTTGGGCCTCTGAGCGTCATTTCCTTTTTTGTCATCGAAGCCCTGCTGGTCCGGCCAAGGCCTTTTGAATTGTATGCCGAGACCTGGCATGGTTTCTTTATCGGGCTACTGGCTTTCTTTTTCGGATTCCTTTTTGTGCTGATCGGCAAGCCCTTCTGGCAAACGGTTCTCAAATGGAGGTGGCTGTATATTGGCCTGGCCGCATCCCTGTATACCCTCCGATTCCTGGAATTCAATCTGAGTGCCCCGGGGTACCTCATGGCGATTGAATCCAACCTGTGGATCTTCGGCATTTTTGGCTTCGGGTATAAATACCTGAACCGACCGGGCGCAACCCTGCGCTACCTGAGCCAGGCTGCCTATCCGGTATATATCATCCATATGGCGGTCTTGTATACCGCGGCCATGCTCATCCTGCCCCTGGAGCTGTCGCCATTTCTCAAGTTCCTGGGCATCACGGTATTTACCGGGGTGATCTGTATGCTCCTTTATGAATTTGTTATTCGCAGGATCGGTTTTCTAAGGCCGCTGTTCGGGCTGAAGGTGAAAGCCGGGACTGAAACCCGGAAGCCCGTGTTGCCAAAGTCCGCCGGAACGATGGAGTAG
- a CDS encoding RidA family protein: MKRTVWAFIALALTLSCNGPSNTHDTPADPSAGSGSQSAESGAMRDAADSPDPDFDPETRLAELGIDLPEAATPVANYVNAVRSGNLIFLAGKGPKKADGTYITGQVGTDLTEEEGYEAARLTAINQLAVLKAELGNLDRVVRIVKVHGMVNAAPGFTNQPEVINGFSDLMVAVFGDRGKHARAAVGMGSLPRNISVEVEAVVEVRD; encoded by the coding sequence ATGAAACGCACTGTATGGGCATTCATCGCCCTGGCCCTGACCCTTTCCTGCAACGGGCCTTCCAATACCCATGACACCCCTGCGGACCCGTCGGCCGGATCCGGATCACAATCGGCTGAATCCGGGGCAATGCGCGATGCCGCAGATTCCCCGGACCCCGATTTCGACCCGGAAACCCGTTTGGCAGAACTCGGCATCGACCTGCCGGAAGCTGCCACCCCCGTGGCAAACTATGTCAATGCAGTCCGCAGCGGCAACTTGATTTTCCTGGCCGGAAAGGGCCCCAAAAAGGCAGACGGCACCTATATTACCGGACAGGTGGGCACGGACCTTACCGAGGAGGAAGGGTACGAGGCCGCCCGGCTGACGGCAATCAACCAACTCGCCGTACTCAAGGCGGAACTCGGCAACCTGGACCGCGTGGTGCGCATCGTTAAGGTACACGGCATGGTGAATGCCGCACCGGGCTTTACCAACCAGCCCGAGGTGATCAACGGGTTCTCGGACCTGATGGTGGCGGTCTTCGGAGACCGCGGCAAACACGCCCGGGCAGCCGTGGGGATGGGTTCCCTGCCGCGGAATATCTCCGTGGAGGTGGAAGCGGTGGTTGAGGTGCGGGATTAG
- a CDS encoding helix-turn-helix transcriptional regulator, which yields MKNTIRVLRAEKNWTQEQLASAIGVSRQTINAIEKEKFDPSLPTAFRIARLFEKPIEAIFTFEE from the coding sequence ATGAAAAACACCATCCGCGTCCTTCGCGCCGAAAAGAACTGGACCCAGGAACAGCTTGCAAGTGCCATCGGGGTATCCCGGCAGACCATCAACGCCATCGAGAAAGAGAAGTTCGACCCGAGCCTCCCGACCGCTTTTCGCATCGCCCGGTTGTTCGAAAAGCCCATCGAAGCGATATTCACCTTCGAAGAATAA
- a CDS encoding WD40/YVTN/BNR-like repeat-containing protein: MKRYFLLAGLLSLAFSTSFAQEINEYLTPVKFRNIGPFRGGRSTGSSGVVGDPLTYYMGTTGGGLWKTTDAGQRWTNISDGYFKTGSVGAVTVSESHPNVVYVGMGEHAPRGVMTSYGDGVYKSVDGGKTWEHLGLELTRHISRIIVHPENPDRVWVAAQGALHGPTRERGIYKSEDGGKTWKNVLFVNELTGCSDLSMDVHNPQVLYAAMWEHIRKPWQVVSGGPGSGLYKSTDGGETWKQIHKGLPEEKGKMAIAVSRANPDRLYAVIESDTQKEKGGLFTSANAGASWSRVSDDHRLVQRAWYYIEVTPDPVDEHTVYVLSASAYRSIDGGRNWEQIRTNHGDYHDLWINPKNPKNMVISDDGGAEITFDGGSSWSRQDNMPTAQFYRVAVDSLFPYNLYGGQQDNTSVKIASIGMGSSGIGREHWSPSAGGESAFLGFDPNDPKKVMGGSYLGYVELLDVPSQTGTLVMIEPNLYLGLPAREMKYLFNWNAPIIRSMHEPDTYYHAAQYVLRTRDQGMSWDVISPDLTRDLDEKQGNGGAPYTNEAVGAENYGTISYLIESPHEPGTMYAGSDDGMVHITRDGGATWQDVTPKGQGETLVNAIEISPHDPGTVYIATTRYKFNDFRPGLLKSTDYGKSWTAINRGIPDGAYTRVVREDPVRKDLLVAGTETGLYLSYNGGTDWERFQSNLPVVPITDLQIRFGDLILATQGRSFWICDDMALLRQVPGRTDGLKLYTPGDAIYPNWYSSMDGPDPNGTHPFAGVNPPSGMPVYYQLPQTVDSTELRLEIRDASGKLVRAFSSQADDSYRSYEGAPPRPPVLPSQPGLNRFVWDMRYPPLPGAPEVYIEGSFRGHRAIPGTYTLELIHGDTRQKATASILPNPALPTTEAEFSDYHEFMEGAEATYREMTHMTNGMREARMRLKDLIGHLEEAGKPELAGQGKDLAAEMDQWDSTMVQRLSKAYDDVENYVNGFTAEYLTALNHGDSGIPRVNKGTKEKIAALNQRWAQHRATARRILDSRVPGFNAALQEAGIGALYLPPMP; the protein is encoded by the coding sequence ATGAAAAGATATTTCCTCCTGGCCGGCCTGTTGAGCCTGGCCTTTTCAACTTCCTTCGCCCAAGAAATCAACGAATACCTGACCCCGGTGAAATTCCGGAACATCGGACCGTTCCGGGGTGGGCGCTCTACGGGGTCCTCCGGGGTTGTCGGCGACCCGCTTACCTATTATATGGGGACCACCGGGGGCGGGCTCTGGAAGACCACCGATGCCGGACAGCGTTGGACGAATATCTCCGATGGATATTTTAAAACCGGTTCAGTCGGGGCCGTTACGGTTTCGGAGAGCCACCCGAACGTGGTCTATGTCGGCATGGGGGAACACGCCCCCCGGGGGGTGATGACCTCCTATGGGGACGGGGTCTACAAATCCGTAGATGGCGGGAAGACCTGGGAGCACCTGGGGCTGGAACTCACGCGGCATATTTCGCGGATCATCGTCCACCCGGAAAATCCGGACCGGGTATGGGTGGCCGCCCAGGGCGCCCTGCACGGCCCCACCCGGGAACGGGGCATCTACAAATCCGAGGACGGGGGAAAGACCTGGAAAAACGTCCTCTTTGTCAATGAACTCACCGGGTGCAGCGACCTGTCCATGGATGTACACAACCCGCAGGTGCTCTATGCCGCCATGTGGGAACATATCCGCAAGCCCTGGCAGGTAGTCAGCGGCGGGCCGGGCAGCGGGCTCTATAAATCCACCGACGGGGGCGAGACCTGGAAGCAGATCCATAAGGGGCTCCCCGAGGAGAAAGGTAAAATGGCCATTGCCGTGTCCCGGGCCAACCCGGACCGGCTCTACGCCGTAATTGAAAGCGACACGCAGAAGGAAAAAGGCGGGCTTTTTACATCTGCAAACGCAGGGGCGAGCTGGAGCCGCGTGAGCGATGACCACCGGCTCGTGCAGCGGGCCTGGTATTATATCGAAGTGACCCCGGACCCCGTGGATGAACACACTGTCTACGTCTTAAGCGCCTCTGCCTACCGATCCATCGACGGGGGGCGGAACTGGGAGCAAATCCGCACGAACCACGGCGACTACCACGATTTGTGGATCAACCCGAAAAATCCGAAAAACATGGTAATTTCCGACGACGGGGGGGCGGAGATCACCTTTGACGGGGGCAGCAGCTGGTCGCGCCAGGATAACATGCCCACTGCCCAGTTCTACCGGGTAGCCGTGGACAGCCTCTTCCCGTACAACCTCTACGGGGGGCAGCAGGACAATACCTCGGTCAAGATTGCCAGTATCGGGATGGGTTCTTCCGGGATCGGCCGGGAGCACTGGAGCCCCTCGGCCGGGGGGGAAAGCGCCTTTCTGGGCTTCGACCCGAACGACCCGAAAAAGGTCATGGGGGGCAGTTACCTCGGCTATGTGGAGCTGCTGGACGTACCCTCGCAAACGGGGACCCTGGTCATGATCGAACCGAACCTCTACCTGGGGTTGCCGGCCCGGGAAATGAAGTACCTGTTTAACTGGAACGCGCCGATTATTCGTTCCATGCACGAGCCGGACACGTATTACCACGCGGCCCAGTACGTGCTGCGGACCCGGGACCAGGGGATGAGCTGGGACGTGATATCCCCGGACCTCACCCGCGATTTGGATGAAAAGCAAGGCAATGGGGGAGCGCCCTACACGAACGAGGCGGTGGGGGCCGAAAACTACGGGACGATTTCGTACCTCATCGAGTCGCCCCATGAACCCGGCACGATGTACGCGGGGAGCGATGACGGCATGGTCCACATTACCCGGGACGGGGGTGCTACCTGGCAGGACGTGACGCCGAAAGGCCAGGGAGAGACCCTGGTCAACGCCATCGAAATTTCCCCCCACGACCCGGGTACCGTTTATATCGCCACCACCCGGTATAAATTCAACGATTTTCGACCCGGCCTACTGAAAAGTACGGACTACGGGAAGTCCTGGACGGCTATCAACCGGGGGATCCCGGACGGGGCCTATACCCGGGTGGTCCGGGAAGACCCGGTCCGAAAAGACCTGCTGGTGGCCGGCACGGAAACGGGCCTCTACCTGTCCTATAACGGGGGTACGGATTGGGAACGCTTCCAATCCAACCTGCCCGTGGTGCCGATCACCGATTTGCAGATCCGTTTTGGCGATTTGATCCTGGCTACCCAGGGCCGTTCGTTCTGGATCTGTGACGATATGGCCTTGTTGCGGCAGGTCCCCGGCCGTACGGATGGGTTGAAACTCTATACCCCGGGCGATGCGATCTATCCGAACTGGTACAGCTCCATGGACGGACCGGACCCCAACGGGACTCACCCCTTTGCCGGGGTCAACCCGCCCAGCGGCATGCCGGTGTATTACCAGCTGCCCCAGACGGTCGATTCCACGGAATTGCGGCTGGAAATCCGCGATGCCTCCGGGAAGCTGGTCCGCGCGTTCAGTTCCCAGGCCGACGACTCCTATAGGTCGTACGAAGGGGCACCCCCCAGGCCGCCCGTCCTGCCCAGTCAGCCGGGGCTCAACCGGTTTGTCTGGGACATGCGGTACCCGCCCCTGCCCGGGGCACCCGAGGTTTATATCGAGGGCAGTTTCCGGGGCCACCGGGCCATCCCGGGTACGTATACCCTGGAACTTATCCACGGGGATACCCGCCAGAAGGCCACGGCCTCTATCCTGCCGAATCCGGCCCTGCCCACCACGGAGGCCGAGTTCTCAGACTATCATGAGTTTATGGAAGGGGCCGAAGCGACCTATCGGGAAATGACCCACATGACCAATGGCATGCGGGAAGCTCGCATGCGTCTGAAGGACCTTATCGGGCATTTGGAAGAAGCCGGGAAGCCCGAACTCGCCGGGCAGGGAAAAGACCTGGCTGCGGAGATGGACCAATGGGATTCCACCATGGTGCAGCGGCTTTCCAAGGCCTATGACGATGTGGAAAACTACGTAAACGGGTTTACAGCCGAATACCTGACCGCCCTGAACCACGGGGACAGCGGGATCCCGAGGGTTAACAAGGGGACTAAGGAGAAGATAGCCGCCCTGAACCAACGCTGGGCGCAGCACCGCGCAACCGCCCGCCGCATCCTGGATTCCCGGGTACCTGGCTTTAACGCGGCGCTTCAGGAAGCCGGGATCGGCGCCCTGTACCTGCCGCCCATGCCCTGA
- a CDS encoding 3-keto-disaccharide hydrolase, protein MKISRFPFAGGPLGVPAARILTSVMLLAGIYISSAQPDSPVIGRWDLTVSMDGRELPSWLEVKLSGQSTLVGYYVSFAGSARPISEVHADRGSFSFSLPPQWIGKHYMHVHGKVEGDTISGELLYHTGTSHSFKGVRAPELLREEPEAWTPARPLIADSGLDGWTTTPGSDTNQWEVVDGVLNSPASGANLMTIEKFDDFKLHVEFRVPEGSNSGIYLRGRYEVQVEDSYGKQPESIYLGGVYGFLSPNEMAAARAGEWQTYDITLVGRRVTVVLNGKTIIHRQIIPGITGGALDSAEGEPGPIMLQGDHGPISYRNMTVSVPAN, encoded by the coding sequence ATGAAAATTTCCCGCTTTCCTTTTGCTGGTGGCCCCCTGGGTGTGCCAGCGGCCAGGATCCTCACGTCTGTGATGTTGTTGGCCGGCATTTATATATCATCCGCCCAGCCGGACAGCCCCGTAATCGGGCGCTGGGACCTCACCGTTTCCATGGACGGGCGCGAATTGCCCTCCTGGCTGGAAGTGAAATTATCCGGACAATCCACGCTGGTGGGATACTATGTAAGTTTCGCAGGGAGTGCCCGGCCCATATCCGAGGTCCACGCCGACCGCGGGAGTTTCTCCTTCAGCCTGCCTCCCCAGTGGATCGGAAAGCACTACATGCATGTACACGGAAAAGTTGAGGGCGACACGATCAGCGGGGAACTCCTTTACCACACGGGCACGAGCCATTCATTTAAAGGGGTTCGCGCGCCGGAACTGCTCCGGGAGGAGCCGGAGGCCTGGACCCCCGCCCGCCCGCTGATTGCAGATTCGGGCCTCGACGGGTGGACCACCACCCCGGGGAGCGATACAAACCAGTGGGAGGTTGTTGACGGCGTACTCAACAGCCCGGCTTCGGGCGCCAACCTGATGACTATTGAAAAATTTGACGACTTCAAGCTGCACGTGGAGTTTCGCGTCCCCGAAGGCTCCAACTCCGGGATTTACCTGCGGGGGCGGTATGAGGTGCAGGTGGAAGACAGCTACGGGAAGCAGCCGGAGTCTATCTATCTGGGCGGGGTTTACGGCTTCCTGAGCCCGAATGAAATGGCCGCCGCCCGGGCCGGGGAGTGGCAGACATACGATATCACGCTCGTGGGCCGCCGGGTCACCGTGGTCTTGAATGGCAAGACGATCATCCACCGCCAGATCATCCCGGGGATTACCGGGGGCGCCCTCGACAGCGCAGAGGGCGAACCGGGGCCCATCATGCTCCAGGGCGACCACGGCCCGATTTCCTATCGGAATATGACCGTATCGGTGCCCGCAAACTAA
- a CDS encoding GNAT family N-acetyltransferase: MTQILFANSPEAYAAIEELADTIWREHYIPIIGKPQVDYMLRKFQTAGAIAGQSAAGMRYYLLEDRGQPAGYFAYEKQGEALFLSKIYVLKSHRGRGLARAAMEHIRNQAGVWGCRQIALTVTGHLASILGL; this comes from the coding sequence ATGACACAGATACTATTTGCCAACTCCCCGGAAGCCTATGCGGCGATTGAAGAACTAGCCGATACGATCTGGCGCGAACACTACATCCCCATCATCGGCAAGCCGCAGGTAGACTATATGCTGCGCAAATTCCAGACTGCCGGCGCCATCGCCGGGCAGTCGGCCGCCGGTATGCGCTATTACCTGCTGGAAGACCGCGGGCAGCCCGCCGGGTATTTTGCTTATGAAAAGCAGGGGGAAGCCCTCTTCCTGAGCAAGATCTATGTCCTGAAAAGCCACCGGGGCAGGGGTTTGGCACGGGCAGCCATGGAACATATCCGAAACCAGGCCGGGGTCTGGGGCTGCCGGCAGATTGCCCTCACGGTAACAGGACATTTGGCAAGTATCCTGGGCCTATGA